A genome region from Euphorbia lathyris chromosome 4, ddEupLath1.1, whole genome shotgun sequence includes the following:
- the LOC136226026 gene encoding acyl-CoA-binding domain-containing protein 4, whose product MGTAEIIKDIDAGNWFSQLTYDQWVPIPVSGARPSARYKHAAAIADEKLYVSGGSRNGRYLSDAQVFDPRSSAWSSLKLKTELNSNEVEDNGLQEVLPSISDHSMVKWGSKLLLLGGHSKKSSDSMTVRFIDLDTHLCGVIETSGKAPVARGGHSATLFGSRLIIFGGEDSGRRLLNDVYALDLEKMTWDVLETTQTPPAPRFDHTATVNAERYLLIFGGCSHSIFFNDLHVLDLQTMEWSQPEIQGDLVSPRAGHSGIAIDENWYIVGGGDNKNGCPETLVLNMTKLTWSTLTIVKGRDPLASEGLSVSSTIINGEKHLVAFGGYNGKYNNEVFIMRLKPRDAPRLKIYQSPAAAAAAASVTAAYALAKSEKLDFPNISINSKGLESTREQDLAIELDSIKEDKKAFEVSLAEVRAENSRLREKIDEVNSTHAELSKELHSVQGQLMAERSRCFKLEAQIAELQKMLESLQSTENEVKILRRQKSALENEMELNATAQRQGSGGVWRWIAG is encoded by the exons ATGGGAACAGCAGAGATTATTAAGGACATTGATGCAGGTAACTGGTTTTCACAATTGACTTATGACCAGTGGGTACCAATACCTGTTTCTGGTGCACGACCATCAGCTCGTTACAAG CATGCTGCAGCAATTGCTGATGAGAAACTCTATGTTTCTGGGGGGAGTCGCAATGGGCGATACTTGTCTGATGCTCAG GTCTTTGATCCTAGAAGTTCGGCATGGTCTAGTCTAAAACtcaaaactgaactgaactcaAACGAAGTTGAAGACAATGGTTTGCAAGAAGTTCTGCCATCTATCTCAGATCACAGTATG GTTAAATGGGGAAGCAAACTCCTCCTCCTTGGCGGGCATTCCAAGAAATCTTCTGATAGTATGACag TGCGTTTCATTGATCTGGAtacacacctttgtggtgtcaTAGAGACGTCAGGAAAAGCACCG GTAGCTCGGGGTGGCCATTCTGCTACCCTATTTGGTTCTAGGCTGATAATTTTTGGTGGAGAAGATAGTGGCAGGAGACTGCTTAATGATGTCTATGCTCTTGATCTAGAAAAGATGACTTGGGATGTCTTAGAGACTAC GCAGACACCTCCAGCCCCAAGATTTGATCACACAGCTACAGTAAATGCAGAACGCTATCTTCTAATTTTTGGTGGTTGTTCGCATTCAATATTTTTCAATGATCTCCATGTACTTGATTTACAGACT ATGGAGTGGTCCCAACCAGAAATTCAAGGTGATCTAGTAAGTCCTAGAGCTGGTCATTCTGGTATTGCCATTGATGAGAACTGGTATATTGTTGGTGGTGGAGATAACAAAAATG GTTGTCCAGAAACCCTCGTCCTGAATATGACTAAGCTAACATGGTCAACGTTAACTATTGTAAAGGGAAGAGACCCTCTTGCAAGTGAG GGACTTAGTGTTAGCTCCACAATAATCAACGGAGAGAAGCATTTGGTTGCTTTTGGTGGATATAACGGGAAATACAATAATGAG GTGTTTATCATGAGACTCAAACCTAGGGATGCACCTCGTCTCAAAATTTATCAGTCACCCGCAGCTGCAGCTGCAGCGGCTTCTGTAACTGCTGCATATGCCTTGGCCAAATCTGAAAAGTTGGATTTCCCCAACATTAGTATAAACTCTAAAGGGCTTGAAAGCACTCGTGAACAGGATTTAGCCATTGAGCTCGATTCTATTAAAGAAGACAAAAAGGCATTTGAAGTGTCACTTGCAGAAGTCAGAGCAGAAAACTCTAGGCTCAGGGAAAAGATTGATGAAGTTAACAGTACTCACGCAGAACTATCCAAG GAACTTCATTCTGTCCAAGGTCAACTGATGGCTGAGAGATCAAGATGCTTTAAATTGGAG GCGCAGATTGCTGAGTTACAGAAGATGCTAGAGTCTCTTCAATCCACAGAGAATGAAGTAAAAATACTTAGAAGACAAAAGTCTGCTCTGGAGAATGAGATGGAACTCAATGCAACTGCACAGAGACAAGGTTCTGGCGGTGTCTGGCGTTGGATAGCTGGGTAA
- the LOC136227189 gene encoding probable CoA ligase CCL5: MSMEEQCPTTGNAHPPFHRSSSGFDAHTGIYHSLEKLCNNSQIPTTNELDTFTYLLSQFPHPDHAHNKIALIDSSTNHQLSYAQLLRSIRALAAGFYHGLGVRKGDVIFVLSPNSIMYPTICLAIFSLGAILSPANPINTESEIAKQILDSGATLVISAPQELHKLTRNRVPVMLTTRSSNYLSVEELIECCDPVEFPRVRITQSDTAAILYSSGTTGTSKGVILTHSNFIAIMTLMKWSVHATSSQDDVFLCFIPIFHIYGLAFFALGLFSSGITTVIMSKFDLQGMLDAIQSHQVNNLPAVPPVILGLVKHASKVKCDLSSLRRVGSGAAPLSKELTEEFRKRYPWMELRQGYGLTESCGAATFFASDEQAKAHPGSCGRLLPSFNSKVVDSETGMALPPCREGEVWIKSPTIMQGYLKREEATAATLDSDGWLKTGDLGYFDEDGFLYIVDRIKELIKHNGYQVAPAELEAILLSHPQVVDAAVIPVEDEEAGQIPMAYVVRAAGSDLTQEQIIQYVAIQVAPYKKVRRVAFINTIPKSAAGKILRKELVLYTRQQALSKL, encoded by the exons ATGTCAATGGAAGAGCAATGCCCAACAACCGGCAATGCTCATCCCCCGTTTCACAGGAGCAGCAGTGGCTTCGATGCACACACCGGAATTTACCATTCACTCGAAAAACTCTGCAATAACTCCCAAATTCCTACTACAAATGAGCTTGACACATTCACCTATCTTTTGTCACAGTTCCCCCATCCTGACCATGCTCACAATAAAATTGCACTAATTGATTCTTCTACTAATCACCAACTATCTTATGCTCAACTCCTCCGCTCCATCCGAGCCCTGGCTGCCGGCTTCTATCACGGTCTCGGGGTCCGAAAAGGCGATGTCATATTTGTTCTCTCACCAAACTCCATCATGTATCCAACAATATGCCTTGCCATATTCTCCCTTGGTGCAATCCTGAGTCCTGCTAATCCAATTAACACTGAATCAGAAATTGCTAAACAAATACTTGACTCTGGAGCTACTCTTGTTATCTCAGCACCTCAAGAGCTGCACAAGCTCACACGAAACCGGGTTCCTGTAATGCTTACAACTCGATCTTCCAATTATCTATCTGTTGAAGAATTGATTGAATGTTGCGATCCTGTCGAGTTCCCGCGCGTCAGGATAACACAATCCGACACTGCAGCTATACTTTATTCTTCAGGAACTACAGGGACAAGTAAAGGTGTGATATTGACTCATTCCAATTTCATAGCTATCATGACACTCATGAAATGGTCTGTCCATGCTACTTCATCTCAGGATGATGTGTTCTTGTGCTTCATTCCTATATTCCACATCTACGGCCTCGCGTTTTTCGCTTTAGGATTGTTTTCCTCAGGGATTACGACAGTGATCATGTCGAAATTCGATCTGCAAGGGATGCTTGATGCAATTCAATCACACCAAGTAAACAACTTACCTGCTGTGCCTCCAGTGATACTTGGCCTAGTTAAGCATGCTAGCAAAGTCAAGTGCGATTTGTCGTCTTTACGAAGGGTTGGATCAGGGGCTGCTCCGTTGAGCAAGGAATTGACTGAAGAATTCCGGAAAAGGTATCCATGGATGGAGCTAAGGCAAGGATATGGGTTGACAGAAAGTTGTGGCGCCGCGACCTTTTTCGCGTCGGATGAGCAGGCCAAGGCACATCCAGGGTCTTGTGGAAGATTACTACCAAGTTTTAACAGTAAAGTAGTAGATTCTGAAACAGGAATGGCATTGCCACCGTGTCGTGAAGGAGAGGTATGGATAAAGAGCCCTACCATTATGCAAGGTTACTTGAAAAGGGAGGAAGCAACAGCTGCAACTCTTGATTCGGACGGTTGGCTGAAAACCGGTGATCTTGGTTattttgatgaagatggttttctctatATAGTTGATAGGATTAAAGAGCTTATCAAGCATAATGGGTATCAG GTGGCTCCAGCAGAACTTGAAGCTATACTATTGAGTCATCCACAAGTTGTGGATGCAGCAGTTATCCC tgttgaagatgaagaagcagGACAAATCCCAATGGCATATGTAGTAAGAGCAGCTGGTTCTGATCTTACCCAAGAACAAATCATTCAATATGTCGCCATTCAG GTAGCACCGTACAAGAAAGTTAGAAGAGTGGCTTTCATCAATACAATTCCAAAGTCAGCTGCTGGCAAAATACTGAGGAAGGAGCTTGTTCTATATACCAGACAACAAGCCCTTTCaaagttgtaa